From a region of the Mycobacterium sp. SMC-8 genome:
- a CDS encoding acyl-CoA dehydrogenase family protein, which produces MGAPEATPVIAYQRTLFEPEHEMFRESFRTFLERHVAPQHEEWEKNKLVDRDVWLEAGKQGFLGMAVPEEYGGGGVDDFRYNTIITEEITAGRYSGLGFSLHNDVVAPYLIRLATEEQKQRWLPKFCSGEFISAIAMTEPGTGSDLQGIKTRAVKDGDHYILNGAKTFITNGIHSDLVIVVAQTDPDKGALGFSLLVVERGMEGFERGRKLDKIGLDAQDTAELSFTDVKVPAENLLGEEGQGFIYLMQNLPQERISIAIMAAAAMEAVLGVTLQYAKERKAFGKPIGSQQNSRFLLAELSTEATVVRMMVDEFIKLHLEDKLTVEQAAMAKWYSTEKQVHLIDRCLQLHGGYGYMREYDVARAYLDARVQTIYGGTTEIMKEIIGRSLGV; this is translated from the coding sequence ATGGGCGCACCCGAAGCCACGCCAGTCATCGCCTACCAGCGCACGCTGTTCGAGCCCGAACACGAAATGTTCAGGGAGTCGTTTCGCACCTTCCTCGAACGGCACGTCGCGCCACAGCACGAGGAGTGGGAGAAGAACAAGCTCGTCGACAGGGACGTGTGGCTGGAGGCGGGCAAGCAGGGCTTCCTCGGTATGGCGGTGCCCGAGGAGTACGGCGGCGGCGGCGTCGACGACTTCCGCTACAACACGATCATCACCGAGGAGATCACCGCGGGCCGCTACAGCGGGCTGGGCTTCAGCCTGCACAACGACGTGGTGGCGCCGTATCTGATCAGACTGGCCACCGAGGAGCAGAAGCAGCGGTGGCTGCCGAAGTTCTGCAGCGGCGAGTTCATCTCTGCCATCGCCATGACCGAACCGGGTACCGGCAGCGATCTGCAGGGCATCAAGACCCGCGCGGTCAAAGACGGTGATCATTACATCCTCAACGGCGCCAAGACGTTCATCACCAACGGAATTCACTCCGATCTGGTCATCGTGGTGGCCCAGACCGACCCGGACAAGGGTGCCCTGGGCTTTTCGCTGCTCGTGGTCGAGCGCGGGATGGAGGGTTTCGAGCGCGGCCGCAAACTCGACAAGATCGGCCTGGATGCACAGGACACCGCGGAGTTGTCGTTCACCGACGTCAAGGTGCCCGCGGAGAACCTGCTCGGCGAGGAGGGGCAGGGCTTCATCTACCTGATGCAGAACCTGCCGCAGGAACGGATCAGCATCGCGATCATGGCGGCCGCCGCGATGGAGGCCGTGCTCGGCGTGACGCTGCAGTACGCCAAGGAGCGCAAGGCATTCGGCAAGCCGATCGGCAGCCAGCAGAACAGCCGTTTCCTCCTTGCCGAGCTTTCCACCGAAGCCACCGTGGTGCGCATGATGGTCGACGAGTTCATCAAGCTGCATCTGGAGGACAAGCTCACCGTCGAGCAGGCCGCGATGGCCAAGTGGTACTCCACCGAGAAGCAGGTCCACCTGATCGACCGCTGCCTGCAGCTGCACGGCGGCTACGGCTACATGCGTGAGTACGACGTGGCCCGCGCGTACCTGGACGCCCGCGTGCAGACGATCTACGGCGGTACCACCGAGATCATGAAGGAGATCATCGGACGCAGTCTGGGCGTCTGA
- a CDS encoding LGFP repeat-containing protein, with protein MSRQPMLRLRLVGRLTVGLLGVATALLLAPSAAAQPEAEANDAITAAWQAGGGDTGPLGPKSGDVYPAGDGFAQNFAAGKMFFTPATGAHFMQGAILEKYESLGGPADSDLGFPTIDEGPGRAPESRNSTFSASDKPVIFWTPATGARVVRGPINAAWDRLGGSSGVLGVPSEDETYNGSVVSQKFTGGELSYDSSAKKFTTVPPELAGQLGDLVIADDPVAAINAARRAAGGALGPLGAAEGEPYQIGSDGMGQDFVNGKIFYSPQTGANVVTGQVLEKYESVGGPEGDLGFPITSEQNGGLAPASRISAFAADDKPVIFWTPDHGAVIVRGAMNAAWNKLGGATGELGAPVADQTQTGDVITQRFAGGAISWDTTTQKFSTEPAGLAPQLVGLEVPGAQAPQAPPPTSQPSENSESSGLKWTWWWLLAIVPLVLLAALVGFAVLRTRGRRRDDDLLGRLGAPDGHAYEPVPSGAGAQAHEDGREDELFGDRYAREGLGSLGSAAPASSEDFRSDVQGFWGAQPGEDQNEHGPAADSGDAQEDPDAVDTAPTRVLTPEAEAPSHDVVDGGRGDAHDIVAEQTELDADREPLIASVGEPVIAPADEPVNVAAAPPARDPMADTGRHARIDVDEPLPLGTALHMPFDDPGEIPEGYPIKADTKSGLYWTPDSGDYHDAPVEIWFATEEIALTNGFVRGE; from the coding sequence ATGAGCCGGCAGCCGATGCTGCGCCTACGTTTGGTCGGTCGTCTGACGGTCGGGCTGCTGGGGGTCGCCACCGCGCTCCTGCTGGCCCCGTCCGCGGCGGCGCAACCCGAGGCCGAAGCAAACGATGCGATCACCGCGGCCTGGCAGGCCGGCGGTGGCGACACAGGGCCGTTGGGTCCGAAATCGGGTGACGTGTATCCGGCCGGTGACGGCTTCGCTCAGAACTTCGCGGCGGGCAAGATGTTCTTCACCCCGGCCACCGGTGCGCACTTCATGCAGGGTGCCATCCTGGAGAAATACGAGTCGCTGGGTGGGCCTGCCGACAGCGACCTGGGATTCCCGACCATCGACGAAGGCCCGGGTCGCGCACCCGAGAGCCGCAACAGCACGTTCAGTGCGTCGGACAAACCGGTGATCTTCTGGACGCCGGCAACCGGCGCGAGGGTGGTCCGCGGACCGATCAACGCCGCGTGGGACAGGCTCGGCGGTTCCTCCGGCGTGCTCGGCGTGCCCTCCGAGGACGAGACCTACAACGGTTCCGTAGTGAGTCAGAAGTTCACCGGTGGCGAGCTGTCGTATGACTCCAGCGCCAAGAAGTTCACCACGGTGCCGCCCGAGCTGGCCGGCCAGCTCGGCGACCTCGTCATTGCCGACGACCCGGTCGCGGCGATCAACGCCGCACGCCGCGCCGCGGGCGGCGCCCTCGGCCCGCTCGGAGCTGCCGAGGGTGAGCCGTACCAGATCGGCTCCGACGGTATGGGCCAGGACTTCGTCAACGGCAAGATCTTCTACAGCCCGCAGACCGGAGCCAACGTCGTCACCGGCCAGGTGCTGGAGAAGTACGAGAGCGTCGGCGGTCCAGAAGGTGATCTGGGTTTCCCGATCACCAGCGAGCAGAACGGCGGACTGGCGCCGGCGAGTCGCATCAGCGCCTTCGCCGCGGACGACAAGCCGGTGATCTTCTGGACGCCCGACCACGGCGCGGTGATCGTGCGCGGCGCCATGAACGCGGCGTGGAACAAGCTCGGCGGTGCGACCGGGGAGCTTGGCGCGCCGGTCGCCGATCAGACGCAGACCGGTGATGTGATCACCCAGCGGTTCGCCGGTGGCGCGATCTCGTGGGATACCACAACGCAGAAGTTCAGCACCGAACCCGCCGGTCTGGCTCCGCAACTGGTCGGTCTGGAGGTGCCCGGCGCCCAGGCCCCGCAGGCACCGCCGCCGACATCGCAGCCCTCGGAGAACAGCGAGAGCTCCGGGCTGAAGTGGACCTGGTGGTGGCTGCTGGCCATCGTCCCGCTTGTGCTGTTGGCCGCTCTGGTCGGCTTCGCGGTGCTGCGCACCCGTGGTCGTCGCCGCGACGACGACCTGCTCGGCCGTCTGGGCGCCCCGGACGGCCACGCCTATGAGCCGGTACCGTCGGGTGCCGGCGCGCAGGCCCACGAGGACGGCCGGGAGGACGAACTGTTCGGGGACCGGTACGCCCGCGAGGGTCTGGGATCGCTGGGCTCGGCGGCGCCGGCGTCGAGCGAGGATTTCCGGTCGGACGTGCAGGGCTTCTGGGGGGCGCAACCCGGCGAAGATCAGAACGAGCACGGGCCGGCCGCCGACTCCGGCGACGCGCAGGAGGATCCCGACGCCGTCGACACCGCGCCGACACGGGTGCTGACACCCGAGGCCGAAGCACCCTCGCACGATGTGGTCGACGGCGGCCGTGGCGACGCGCACGACATCGTGGCCGAGCAGACAGAGTTGGACGCCGACCGCGAGCCGCTCATCGCGTCGGTCGGTGAGCCGGTCATCGCACCTGCCGACGAACCTGTCAACGTCGCCGCGGCACCACCGGCGCGCGATCCCATGGCCGACACCGGACGTCACGCGCGCATCGACGTCGACGAGCCGCTGCCGCTGGGCACCGCACTGCACATGCCCTTCGACGACCCGGGCGAGATCCCCGAGGGCTATCCGATCAAGGCCGACACCAAATCTGGCCTGTACTGGACGCCGGACAGCGGCGACTATCACGACGCCCCCGTCGAGATCTGGTTCGCCACGGAGGAGATCGCGCTCACGAACGGCTTCGTACGCGGCGAGTAG
- the lexA gene encoding transcriptional repressor LexA: protein MSDDSNDSTGGRGRDSGLTERQRTILEVIRASVTTRGYPPSIREIGDAVGLTSTSSVAHQLRTLERKGYLRRDPNRPRAVDVRGADDNATPVVGTDVAGSDSLPEPTFVPVLGRIAAGGPILAEEAVEDVFPLPRELVGEGSLFLLKVVGESMIDAAICDGDWVVVRQQNVADNGDIVAAMIDGEATVKTFKRTRGQVWLMPHNPAFDPIPGNDAVVLGKVVTVIRKV, encoded by the coding sequence ATGAGCGACGACAGCAATGACAGCACCGGCGGCCGCGGCCGCGATTCGGGTCTGACCGAGCGTCAGCGAACGATCCTCGAAGTCATCCGTGCGTCCGTGACCACCCGCGGCTACCCTCCCAGCATCCGGGAGATCGGTGACGCGGTCGGATTGACGTCCACGTCGTCGGTGGCCCACCAGTTGCGCACGCTGGAGCGCAAGGGGTATCTGCGCCGCGATCCCAACCGGCCGCGGGCGGTCGACGTCCGCGGGGCCGACGACAACGCCACACCGGTCGTCGGGACGGACGTCGCCGGTTCGGATTCGCTACCCGAACCCACGTTCGTGCCTGTGCTCGGCCGCATCGCCGCCGGTGGACCGATCCTGGCCGAGGAGGCCGTCGAGGACGTCTTCCCACTGCCCCGTGAGCTGGTCGGCGAGGGTTCGCTGTTCCTGCTCAAGGTTGTCGGAGAGTCCATGATCGACGCGGCGATCTGCGATGGCGACTGGGTCGTGGTCAGACAGCAGAACGTCGCCGACAACGGCGACATCGTGGCGGCGATGATCGACGGCGAAGCCACCGTCAAGACGTTCAAACGCACCCGCGGTCAGGTCTGGCTGATGCCGCACAATCCAGCCTTCGACCCGATCCCGGGCAACGACGCCGTGGTGCTCGGCAAGGTCGTGACGGTCATCCGCAAGGTCTGA
- a CDS encoding LysM peptidoglycan-binding domain-containing protein, with product MTILDDRATWNEFERAPRLQVTAGRVRPARPGRRSPSRWPGAAPVRHRGTGVLMSRAPHRRRPVTPATTVLLALVAGAITLWLGLVGQFGSLAAGTAEVPGRLAVVQVHSGESLHQVAQRVAPGVPVADVVDRIRELNKLESAALAAGQTLIAPVV from the coding sequence ATGACCATTCTCGACGACCGCGCGACATGGAACGAGTTCGAGCGGGCACCGCGCCTGCAGGTGACCGCGGGCCGGGTCCGGCCGGCGCGGCCGGGCCGGCGGTCTCCGTCCCGATGGCCCGGCGCTGCGCCGGTGCGACACCGGGGGACCGGCGTGCTGATGTCGCGTGCGCCGCACCGGCGCCGCCCGGTCACGCCGGCTACCACCGTATTGCTGGCGCTGGTCGCCGGCGCGATCACGCTGTGGCTGGGCCTGGTCGGGCAGTTCGGCAGTCTGGCCGCCGGCACGGCCGAGGTCCCCGGACGGCTCGCCGTGGTGCAGGTGCACAGTGGCGAGTCCCTGCACCAGGTCGCGCAGCGCGTCGCTCCCGGCGTCCCGGTCGCCGACGTGGTCGATCGGATCCGGGAGCTCAACAAACTCGAGTCGGCGGCGTTGGCCGCAGGTCAGACCCTGATCGCACCCGTCGTCTGA
- the nrdR gene encoding transcriptional regulator NrdR, which produces MHCPFCRHPDSRVVDSRETDEGQAIRRRRSCPECGRRFTTVETAVLAVVKRSGVTEPFSREKVIRGVRRSCQGRQVDDDALNHLAQQVEDAVRATGSPEVPSHEVGLAILGPLRELDEVAYLRFASVYRSFSSAEDFEREIQALRAHRKVTAQS; this is translated from the coding sequence ATGCACTGTCCTTTCTGCCGGCACCCCGATTCCCGGGTCGTCGATTCCCGAGAGACCGATGAGGGTCAGGCGATCCGCAGGCGCCGGTCGTGCCCCGAGTGTGGACGCAGGTTCACCACGGTGGAGACGGCGGTACTCGCTGTGGTCAAACGCAGTGGCGTGACCGAGCCGTTCAGTCGCGAGAAGGTCATCCGCGGGGTGCGGCGGTCGTGCCAGGGCCGGCAGGTCGACGACGACGCGCTGAATCATCTTGCTCAGCAGGTGGAGGACGCGGTCCGGGCCACCGGCTCGCCGGAGGTGCCCAGCCATGAGGTGGGCTTGGCGATCCTGGGTCCGCTCCGAGAGCTCGACGAAGTGGCCTACCTGAGATTCGCCTCGGTGTACCGCTCGTTCTCGTCAGCCGAGGATTTCGAGCGCGAGATACAGGCGCTGCGTGCCCATCGGAAGGTCACGGCCCAGAGCTGA